A stretch of the Rosa rugosa chromosome 5, drRosRugo1.1, whole genome shotgun sequence genome encodes the following:
- the LOC133711907 gene encoding uncharacterized protein LOC133711907 has protein sequence MDIVLWKKLPDDVIEMIVPHLSVRDRIRLSSVCKLWSSVPMRTDILVLNISFPGKVGKLDLPEPVQGGWFQGSSKGWMIMIKEKDLDSTMFLVNPISGAQHQLPPLSTTPSFQSFVDTTAWKRYGASAFWYSVVLSTSDINSDQFMVAATFGDTLCLCRLGDTRWRFIEVLDENEGITDLLFSSGKLYALLVSDNKIGVISAPRTLKCGNHVLELQLVYDKKPRTNDSMEEYADYLVQLQGTVENVEGSDDDDDDNEDDNLEGNEEGGEEVDDMGFGICTIDEDNHDLKL, from the exons ATGGACATTGTGCTCTGGAAGAAACTACCTGACGATGTCATAGAGATGATTGTGCCACACCTGAGCGTACGTGATCGTATACGATTAAGCAGTGTTTGCAAGCTTTGGAGCTCAGTTCCTATGCGCACCGACATCCTAGTGCTCAACATCAGCTTCCCTG GTAAAGTTGGCAAGTTGGACCTGCCTGAACCAGTTCAAGGAGGGTGGTTTCAAGGATCATCAAAAGGTTGGATGATTATGATCAAGGAAAAGGATCTGGATTCTACAATGTTTCTTGTGAATCCAATTTCAGGAGCCCAGCACCAACTTCCACCTTTGAGCACGACTCCATCTTTCCAGAGCTTTGTAGACACAACCGCATGGAAACGCTATGGTGCTTCTGCTTTCTGGTATAGCGTTGTGTTATCTACCTCAGATATTAATTCAGATCAATTTATGGTTGCAGCAACTTTTGGAGATACACTGTGTTTGTGTAGACTGGGGGACACGAGGTGGAGGTTCATCGAGGTGTTAGATGAAAACGAGGGCATTACAGATTTATTGTTTTCTTCTGGGAAGCTCTACGCCTTGCTTGTTAGTGATAATAAGATTGGCGTCATCTCAGCTCCTCGCACCTTAAAATGTGGAAATCATGTATTGGAATTGCAGCTGGTCTATGACAAAAAACCAAGAACCAATGACAGCATGGAAGAATATGCTGACTATCTAGTCCAATTACAAGGGACA GTGGAGAATGTTGAAGgcagtgatgatgatgatgacgacaACGAAGATGACAACTTGGAAGGTAATGAGGAGGGAGGAGAAGAGGTTGATGATATGGGTTTTGGCATCTGTACTATTGATGAAGATAATCATGACCTTAAGCTTTAA
- the LOC133710591 gene encoding stem-specific protein TSJT1-like: MLAVFDKSVAKSPEALQSPESGSVSALKDGFLAQHFGSVHPSSVTVNLGSSGLFAYSNEKQNPLLPRLFAVVDDIFCLFQGHIENVALLKQQYGLNKTANEVIIVIEAYRTLRDRGPYPADQVVRDIQGKFAFILYDTTSKVSFVAADVDGNVPFFWGTDSEGNLVIADDAEVVKKGCEKSFAPFPKGCFFTSSGGLRSFEHPHNELKAVPRVDSSGQVCGATFKVDAEARKESSGMPRVGSAANWSSDY, encoded by the exons ATGCTGGCCGTGTTCGACAAATCGGTGGCGAAGAGCCCGGAGGCTCTGCAAAGCCCTGAATCGGGATCAGTCTCTGCTCTCAAAGATGGGTTCTTGGCCCAACACTTCGGCTCCGTCCACCCTTCTTCCGTCACCGTCAATCTCGGCTCTTCCGGCCTCTTTGCCTATTCCAACGAAAAGCAAAACCCTCTGCTTCCCAG GCTGTTTGCGGTTGTGGATGACATTTTCTGCCTGTTCCAAGGCCATATTGAGAATGTCGCTCTTCTCAAGCAACAATATGGATTGAACAAGACAGCCAATGAGGTGATCATTGTTATTGAAGCGTACCGAACTTTGAGAGATCGTGGTCCTTATCCTGCTGATCAGGTTGTGAGAGATATCCAAGGGAAGTTTGCTTTTATTCTCTATGACACTACTTCAAAGGTCTCGTTTGTAGCTGCT GATGTTGATGGCAATGTTCCTTTCTTCTGGGGAACTGATTCTGAAGGCAATCTTGTTATTGCTGATGATGcagaagttgtgaagaagggcTGTGAGAAGTCATTTGCACCATTTCCTAAAG GATGTTTCTTCACATCCTCTGGAGGCCTGAGGAGTTTTGAGCACCCCCATAATGAGTTGAAGGCAGTGCCAAGGGTGGATAGTTCCGGTCAGGTGTGCGGTGCAACTTTCAAGGTTGATGCTGAGGCTAGGAAGGAGTCTAGTGGAATGCCCAGAGTTGGGAGTGCTGCTAACTGGTCTTCAGATTATTGA